The segment TCCGCATCCGGAGAGGGCAGCATGCTGCTGTTCCCACCATTGCTCACATTTTCCTTGCTGATGTCCCTTGTGGGGTCACTGCCTTTATCCTCCACTTTCTGCTTGAGTTTGAGGGAGGAATCTCTCTGGGACAGGAGGGGCTGGTAGCCAGCGAAGCCGCCTCCACTCACGTGTGTACGTTTGTCTGGACATGGAGAGAAAGAGGATTTGTTTTACCCAGGGTCCAAATTGACCTTTCAACTAAGGAAAAGGCTTGTGGGGTCTGTCCTTGCCAGAGCTGTTGGGGTATCTCTGAAAGATGGGGCTCCTTCCAGCCTCCAGACATCCCCAGGCTGGGGAAGATGGGTGGGAGATGGGGCTCCTGCCCCAGCATGGCTGTGCTGAGGAGGGCAGGGTGGGTGTGATGGTCCATGTCTCACCTCCTGGCCCAATGGGGTGCATCAGACGGTTCATCTGGACATTCCAGTGCTTGACGTTGGTGCTGGCCTGGCGCAGCTTCCTCTGGGCTGCCTGcagggggatggaggaagggatGAGCCAGCCCTGACAGACCCTGACCCAGGACCATGCGCAGGAGCTTCCGTGCCTAAGCCGGGACTGAAGGCTCCCTCTGGGATAGAGACCCAGCTCACCCTCCTCTAGGTCTTCTGCTCCCCATTGAATCCTGCCCCACTCTACACACTCCCACTGCCAACATTCCTCTGGGCACCCACATTGTCTCCCTGGGGTGGGAAGCACTTTGTCCTATCTCAGCCACTGAATCACTCTGTGCCTGCACATGCCACAGCTCAGAAACCCCCAGGGCAATGCCAGCTTGGTCCCCAGAGCTGCTGAGTCCCCTTCAGGCTCACAGCATGTAAGGGCTGTGGCACCAATGTGATGCTCACCATGAAGTCTTGGTCCACCCGCTGCCTGTTCAGTCTCACttcttccagctgcttctgtgcCTCTTCCAGACACTTGTTCTTGTTCTCCATCTCCTGCTTGAGGACTTGCTTCTCCCGCTGAGTTTTGATGATATATTCCTCTTGTTCCTCCTTCAGCTTCATCAACTGcttcagcttctcctcctcctcagccagCAGCCTGTCAACAAAGAGGTGAGGACATCCCTGTACCACTTCCACCAGCTTCCCCCCTTTTTGCATACTGGGAAGTCACCAACACACCCCAGTACCCCGGGGAGCATCACATCGCCCAGGGGAGCCTGTCCCCATGCTCAGCCCTTACAGTGGGGCTGGTTGAGGAGGAGCAGAGATGCCCTGGTCCTACCTGGCCTGCGCGTATCTCACAGACTCCTCATCCTGCCGTGCCTtcacctcctgctgcagggccTCCTGCAGACGCTCCTGCATGTCTTCCAGCTCCTGGATGCGCTTGCGCTGACGCTCGGCCTCTGCCTCCttcagcaccatctctgcctgcatggaggCCCGAGCCTGTGGCAGGAACAGGAGCCATCAGCACCGCAGCTCCAGAGCCATCACCACCATCCCCAAGGCCCCTGGGTGGATGGGGACAGATATCCCCTGCACCAGAAAAGCCCATAGAGAGAGCTCGGAAGCAAAGCTGTCTCCCTACTGAGGACATACACTGCATCATGGCTGGACTTGATCtccaaggtcttttccaacctagttgattttatgagtctatgatttGGAGCCAGTGCCAGCTGCAGGGTCAGAAATGGGCTCCTTGGCCACCCCAGCACTAGTGCTCACCTCTCACCTGCCTCCCAACTTCGTACATCCTGGGGCAGGTTGTCCTTATCTCCTGCTCCTCAGGTATCACTGACCCCTCTGTCCCTCATCCCAGGTCATGTCCCTGGGGGTCCTAGGGGTGATGGGTGTTACAAGACCTGGACATGCTCCCTGCTgcatgggaagggaaggggatggaAGCACCCATCCCATGAGCACCATAGCCCTGCGCAGGACACCCCATGGGGATGCACTCACCTGCTCAGCCTCCCGCAGCTGGATCTGCAGGGTCCTCTGCATCTCCTCATGCTGCTGCCTCCGCCgctgctcctcctcctgcagcagcatctccgCCTGCCTCTGGGCCTCcttgagcagctccagctcctgcagcttcctctccttctcctcctggaGCTGCTTGAGCCTCTGCGTCTCCTCCTCCTTGGCTGCCTTGCgctgctccctctgctcccGCTGCTCCCGGCGCTTCTGCTTCAGGTCTTTGTGCAGGGACCTCTTGCCCTCGGCCTGCAGCCGGATGGCTGTCTGGATGGCTGCGGAGGGAAGGGGATGGTCAGTGGGGACATGCGGGGGGCATGGGGAAGAGGACACAGGGGGGACATGGACCTAGTGTCCACTCCTGGCGCTGCCGGGTGTCGGAGGCGCTCATCTCATAGGTGCGGGACGGGGTCTTCACACAGAACATGCACCTCTTCCCATCCCGGTCAGGCAGcacctgcagggacaggacacaggATGGTGTTACCCCCCCATACACCACCTTATCCCCACTTCCTTCAGGCACAGGACTGGCTCTCCCATGCTCATGGATGGGAGATTGTGTGTTCTGGGGTTCCCCTTCCTGTCCTGCTGTACCTCCACGCAGCAGTGCTTGTCCAGCGTGATGCTCCCCTTCTTCTCCTTCCGTTCCTCGCTCATGTAGTAGGACAGGACACTGGGCTTCAGAGTGAACCACCGCTCTGACCAGTTCCTCCTCAACTGGCCCTTCTTCCAGAGGTAGCCCTGCTCCCAAGAGACATGGGCATCAAAACCAGTGTGGGAGCAAGGCAGGGTTTGTACCCCAGGATGTGTGGGTTCCTTGCCTGTTTGAGCACATCCTCGATGACCTCCTGGTACACCTCCTCTATGGCCATGCTCACAGCCTCCTGCTCCATGCCGCGCAGGAACCGCCCCGAGTTCACCATGTCCAGGAACTGCCAGACCGTGAGCCCACCCTGCCCCTGTGGCTCCTGGCACAGGTAATCCTCCATCTCACAGGAGCTCAGCTCCACGTTCATGGCTGTGCAGATCTTCTTCAGCAGGTACTCCACCTGTGGGGATGAGGAACGCAGTGACAGGGACAAGTGAGAGCTGTCCTACCCCACGGATCACTCTGGAGAGCCCAGGACCACATCTGTCTCCTGCCTGGAGATGCAGGACCCTTATCCCAGAGCCATCGCCCCTTGTGATGGTTGATGGTCATGGCCAAGGCGTTCCAGACAGGTTGACCTTtctcaaggccagactggacagagccttgggtgacatggtctggtgtgaggtgtccctgcccatggcaggaggttggaactgcatgatctgaAATGGTTTTAGCTTGTTTGATTGCAGAAGTCAAGTGCCTGAGGGAGAGGAGACCAACACTGCTGTCCCTGCAACCCAGCCTGCAAGGCTGGTGTCCTCGACCATGGTCCTGATCTCAgcactgctgttttccagctgaggTCATAAGAGCACTGAGGGAAGGGAAGCACTCTATGGGGGAGAAGAGCAATGCTTTGAAACTGTAAATACACTGCTTTAAAGAAGGGCTAAAGTGGCTGACACAATATTGGGAAGACTTAGTTCAGTTCGAGttcaaggatgctggagaggggcttgggacaagggcctgtagggacaggccaaggggaatggcttgaacctgcccaagagaggggaaactgagctgagctctgaggcagaagctgttccctgtgagggtgctgaggcgctggcacagggtgcccagagaagctgtggctgccccatccctggcagtgctcaaggccaggttggacacaggggcttggagcagcagctccagtggaaggggtccctgcctgtggcaggggttggagctggaggagctttcaggtcccttccaacacaaaccattctatggttctgtgatatGTTTTGCTGCCAGCTCTTCTCTACCCAGGGCCCAAGGAGGGTGGTGGCTGCAGAGAGCCAAGCAGAATGCTGGAGCCCAGCAGAGTCCCATCACCTGCTGCATTTCTTCCATCCTCTAAGCAGAAGAAGGGCAAGGATCTAATATagtttctggttttcctctttttatttcaagCTCAGCCCCGTGAGCAGAAGGATGATGCAGTGTCATGGGCTGGGGCAGGAAGAGCCTCTCCCGGGGGCAGGAAGTGCGGTTGCCCTCCCTCAACTGcgcagagctgctgctcttgtctcctttttcccctttctctggCTTTTCTGCTGAGCTCAGTTGGTTCATGGGGTAGGAGCTGATGGCAGCTGCTTgcccagctcagctcctgctgctgaggctgctgaGCTTGTCCCCCCTTCTCCTGGGGGTTTCAGCTGACCAAATCCTCCTCCAAATGCCAGGGATTTGGGTGGGATTTGGGGATGCCAAATGCTTTGCTGCTCCTGGGTACCTCACTCTTAACCCTCTGGATGCTGGACAGGGTTTGGGTGGctgggggcagggagagggacaACCAGGtctgctctgcccctgccttcaTGGTGGCACAGGCTGtaaaccccatccagcctgacaGCAGCATCGTGGAGCAAGCAGCATCTGAAGGTTTTCACAtcatcttctctttctcctcatgACAATCAGGAGTCCTCCTCTAGCCCCATgctcagctcagccctgggGGGGGATGTAAGGGCTTTAAACATGGGACCACCCCGAGGAGGAGCTGAGCTATGGCTGCACCTTGGGTCGGGGCTCTGAAACCTGGCACATTCACTTCACAGCAGCCAAAAGAGCTTCTTGTAGGCTTGGACGATAGAACAAGATGGACTAACTCATTGTCCAAGACATGTGTGTGAGAGGCTTCAGCATTTGAGGGGTCATcccagctgctcccagggcaaatgggggtgtccatgggcACAGCTGGGGGTGCACAGGGCAGACCCCCCCTCCTCCCACCGCTGCCCTGCTCGCTGTCCCCAGGAGCCCCACATCTTGCAGGATGTGGTGGGACATGCCAGGAAGCGATAATGGGATGTGTCAAACCCCACTGGGCGCTGCCAGCACGCACAGCCCAGGGAGGCTGGGgatgaggagggagaagaggaagatcCTACCTCGTCCGGCACCATGATGAGAGGGTATTTGTCTTCAGACAGAAAGTTGAAGAGACACCAGAGCTTGAAGGCATCTTGGTGGGACACGACACTGTTCCCATTGCGGTCAGGTTTGTAATTCTTCTTTGCTGTCAAGGTCCAGCAGAGCTCATCGAAGTTCTCTTTGACAAAAGCACCTTCCACCACCTGCAGCAGGAGTCAGGGgtgagctggtgctgcagggctATGGAGGGGGGTCTGGGgaggaaatggaggagggaagaaacCCTCACACCTGAAACCTCCTCTAGACCCACAGCTACAGTGTAAGAGGGCACTGCCCCATGGTGCCGGACTACACATCCCAGCACAGGCCCCTGCACAGGTAAGCAATGTCTCCTGGCTGATAGAGAAGATGTTACAGgatggctgctccatcccagtgtGCTGCCAGCACAAGGGCAAACCACAGCCTGTAGCAGGGCGGCAGGAAGCTGGAAGCCCCTCTTACAAGGAAAACCCACTTCTCCTTCTCATGCTGCCTCGGGTTTTATAGCCATGGCAAAACCCAGAGAGGCTTTAAAGTTCATCTCCCAGAGAACTACATGGGAAACTGGGAGGATTCAACCACTTTGTGGCAGGGAGATGGGGCTGGGCTGACCTTGCAGCTGAGATCAGTGTCCCTGGACCAGGCTGGGCAGCTCCTGAGCAGCCCAGGGAgcaggctgggaagcagcaggcagggaagggttactgcagccagctccagccccctcTGCTTGCTAGCAGCAGTGGAAGAAAGTtgtcagtcatttttcttctccaccCAGGCACAAAGTCTCCTTCACAAACAAAGGTGCCTTTGAGCCATGTGGGAAGAAGGGATAAAGCCCCTGCCCAACCCAACCACTGCTCCTGACCCAGcacctcatcctcctccttctccGAATGAGGTCACACCTCAGATTTGAACAGGGGTGGAGAGGAAAAAGGGGTTGATTTCTCTCTCTGAGCCCTATAGGAAGTGTGGGCAGAGATGCAGCTCCATCCAGAGCCTTGATGCAAACAGCTGACTTCATCCTTGCCAAGGACACGTTGAGTATGAAACACTTCTCACTTGTTTGGCATTCACCTGAGTGCTCCCA is part of the Melopsittacus undulatus isolate bMelUnd1 chromosome 16, bMelUnd1.mat.Z, whole genome shotgun sequence genome and harbors:
- the DEF6 gene encoding differentially expressed in FDCP 6 homolog — encoded protein: MDLRAELLKSIWYAFTALDVEKSGKVSKSQLKVLSHNLYTVLCIPHDPVALEEHFRDDDDGPVSSQGYMPYLNKYILDKVVEGAFVKENFDELCWTLTAKKNYKPDRNGNSVVSHQDAFKLWCLFNFLSEDKYPLIMVPDEVEYLLKKICTAMNVELSSCEMEDYLCQEPQGQGGLTVWQFLDMVNSGRFLRGMEQEAVSMAIEEVYQEVIEDVLKQGYLWKKGQLRRNWSERWFTLKPSVLSYYMSEERKEKKGSITLDKHCCVEVLPDRDGKRCMFCVKTPSRTYEMSASDTRQRQEWTLAIQTAIRLQAEGKRSLHKDLKQKRREQREQREQRKAAKEEETQRLKQLQEEKERKLQELELLKEAQRQAEMLLQEEEQRRRQQHEEMQRTLQIQLREAEQARASMQAEMVLKEAEAERQRKRIQELEDMQERLQEALQQEVKARQDEESVRYAQARLLAEEEEKLKQLMKLKEEQEEYIIKTQREKQVLKQEMENKNKCLEEAQKQLEEVRLNRQRVDQDFMAAQRKLRQASTNVKHWNVQMNRLMHPIGPGDKRTHVSGGGFAGYQPLLSQRDSSLKLKQKVEDKGSDPTRDISKENVSNGGNSSMLPSPDADTMATEPSN